One Glycine max cultivar Williams 82 chromosome 3, Glycine_max_v4.0, whole genome shotgun sequence DNA window includes the following coding sequences:
- the LOC100819459 gene encoding uncharacterized protein, translated as MEMKNEDQITQQAQRPKYDCLLFDLDDTLYPLNSGLANAIDKNIKDYMVEKLGAEPSKTGELVNLLYSNYGTTIAGLRAIGYDIDYEEYYSFVHGKLPYENLKPDPVLRNLLLSLPYRKLIFTNSDKVHTIKALERLGLEDCFEGMICFETLNPIQKSTVFYYEADIKFEGSKSINPTPKNGVECSEIFDIIEHFAQPEPSAVLPETPIICKPSEHAIKLALKMANLNPQRTLFFEDSVRNIQSGKRLGLHTVLVGRSYRVKGADYAMESIHNLKEAVPELWEADIKAQVACPGTEKLAVETSDI; from the exons ATGGAAATGAAGAATGAGGATCAGATCACACAACAGGCTCAGAGACCAAAATATGATTGCCTTCTATTTG ATTTAGATGATACTTTGTATCCTCTCAATTCTGGTCTTGCAAATGCAattgacaaaaatattaaag ACTACATGGTCGAGAAGCTTGGCGCAGAACCAAGTAAAACTGGTGAATTGGTCAACCTCCTTTACAGTAACTATGGAACTACTATTGCTGGTCTAAGG GCTATTGGATATGACATTGACTATGAAGAATATTACAG TTTTGTTCATGGGAAATTACCTTATGAGAACTTAAAGCCAGACCCAGTTCTGAGGAATCTGCTGCTGAGTCTCCCCTATAGAAAGCTT ATTTTCACAAACTCAGACAAAGTCCATACGATTAAGGCACTTGAAAGACTTGGGTTGGAAGACTGCTTTGAAGGAATGATATGCTTTGAGACCCTTAATCCTATCCAAAAGAGCACTGTTTTTTATTATGAAGCTGACATAAAGTTTGAGGGTTCAAAGAGCATAAATCCAACACCCAAAAATGGTGTAGAATGCTCTGAAATCTTTGACATCATAGAGCATTTTGCTCAACCTGAACCCAGTGCAGTCCTGCCAGAGACACCAATTATCTGCAAACCATCCGAACATGCCATTAAATTGGCCCTCAAGATGGCCAACCTTAACCCACAAAGAACC TTGTTCTTTGAGGATAGTGTCCGCAACATACAATCTGGAAAACGATTGGGCCTTCACACTGTGTTG GTTGGTAGATCCTACAGGGTTAAAGGTGCTGATTATGCCATGGAAAGCATTCACAACCTTAAGGAGGCAGTGCCTGAACTGTGGGAAGCTGACATAAAAGCACAAGTTGCATGCCCGGGAACTGAGAAGCTTGCAGTGGAGACATCAGATATATAG